One Babesia bovis T2Bo chromosome 4 map unlocalized Chr4_1, whole genome shotgun sequence genomic window carries:
- a CDS encoding Nucleoporin complex subunit 54 family protein, whose amino-acid sequence MEDSKSTVPGESAIQGEISLEEIANRKDECVRVLEKLSLDLLCFSYSSSPDHCQEFNRMLEDYLDSVLLDAHKQLAHYRLYGEEPNNRFSKTRLRNLETIVREAEECYERFERAKRENPDPSKIAIVPIFGVEELGSRITQTLQEQENMNKAYENLMDNCKRLLDNSEHMRKMLRSLRDQSQHIFYKQVQVSSLIDETATMLGVCVRDKVADDIHSACLSQAASEFTVDSWLRKIKDCQDTMESIRTESQTYYRQRESNSDSPLPLLSDEERNEIQANIERNTNSILQLLRGAESLRLSLSQDA is encoded by the exons ATGGAGGATTCTAAATCTACGGTACCGGGCGAGTCAGCCATTCAGG GTGAAATATCACTTGAAGAGATTGCCAATCGCAAGGATGAGTGTGTCCGTGTTTTGGAGAAGCTCAGTTTAGATTTACTATGTTTTTCGTATTCTTCTAGTCCTGATCACTGCCAGGAGTTTAACCGTATGCTTGAGGATTACCTGGATAGCGTATTGCTTGACGCACATAAACAGTTGGCGCATTATCGTCTATATGGAGAGGAACCTAATAATAGATTTTCGAAAACTCGTCTGCGGAATCTGGAAACCATCGTTCGTGAGGCTGAGGAGTGCTACGAGCGTTTTGAGCGTGCGAAGCGTGAAAATCCCGATCCTTCTAAAATCGCTATAGTCCCAATATTTGGTGTTGAGGAGTTGGGTTCTCGGATTACGCAGACATTACAGGAGCAGGAAAACATGAACAAGGCATATGAGAATTTGATGGATAACTGCAAGCGTCTGTTGGACAATTCTGAGCATATGCGCAAGATGTTGCGCAGTTTACGTGACCAGAGtcaacatatattttacaaGCAAGTGCAGGTATCATCGTTAATCGACG AGACTGCTACAATGCTGGGTGTTTGTGTCCGTGACAAGGTTGCTGATGACATACATTCTGCCTGTTTATCGCAAGCTGCTTCTGAATTCACTGTTGACTCATGGTTGCGTAAAATCAAGGATTGTCAGGACACCATGGAGAGTATCCGCACAGAGTCTCAAACGTATTACCGTCAGCGTGAGTCGAATTCCGATTCACCGTTGCCATTGTTATCTGATGAGGAGCGCAACGAAATTCAGGCTAATATTGAACGCAACACTAACAGTATACTGCAGTTATTACGCGGGGCAGAGTCATTGCGGCTGAGTCTTTCGCAGGATGCCTAG
- a CDS encoding 26S protease regulatory subunit 4 like family protein, translated as MGNAQGDLNNNQESKKNEDSTPREKPPPPVFGKHKKKQQRQFAPVRIPTVTPSAKCRLRLLKLERIKDYLLLEEEYVANKIRLNPTKNKNQDDLLRLEDLRGSPMSVGTMEEMIDDNHAIVTSSMGPEYYVNILSFVDKTLLEPGCSVLLHNKTNSVVGILLDAIDPLVSLMKVERAPLESYSDIGGLEDQIQEIKEAVELPLTHPELYEEVGIRPPKGVILYGPPGTGKTLLAKAVANETCATFLRVVGSELIQKYLGEGPKLVREMFRVAEENAPSIIFIDEIDAIGTKRYDATSGGEKEIQRTMLELLNQLDGFDPQADVKVIMATNRIESLDPALIRPGRIDRKIQLPNPDTKTKRKIFEIHTSKMTMSSDVDLEEFVNTKDDLCGADIKAICTEAGLLALRERRMQITQADLRKAREKALQLKKGNIPESMYC; from the exons ATGGGTAACGCTCAGGGGGATTTAAATAATAACCAAG AGAGCAAGAAAAATGAAGACAGCACACCTCGTGAGAAGCCTCCACCTCCAGTTTTTGGCAAACATAAGAAGAAGCAGCAACGCCAGTTTGCTCCAGTTCGGATTCCAACAG TCACTCCTAGTGCAAAATGCCGGTTACGGCTGTTGAAGTTGGAGCGAATAAAGGACTATTTGCTTTTGGAAGAGGAATATGTCGCTAATAAAATTCGTTTGAATCCTACTAAAAACAAGAATCAGGACGATTTACTTCGTTTAGAGGACCTTCGTGGCAGTCCAATGAGTGTTGGCACCATGGAGGAGATGATTGATGACAATCACGCTATCGTAACTAGTTCCATGGGCCCTGAGTACTACGTCAACATTTTATCTTTTGTTGACAAAACACTACTTGAGCCTGGTTGTTCCGTATTGTTACACAACAAGACCAACAGCGTGGTGGGTATATTGCTGGATGCAATTGACCCTTTGGTTTCCTTGATGAAGGTTGAGCGTGCTCCTTTAGAGTCTTACTCTGATATCGGGGGTTTGGAAGACCAGATCCAGGAGATTAAGGAAGCTGTTGAGTTGCCTTTAACTCACCCTGAGTTGTATGAGGAGGTTGGCATTCGTCCTCCGAAAGGTGTAATTTTGTATGGTCCCCCAG GTACTGGGAAGACATTGTTAGCTAAGGCTGTTGCTAACGAGACCTGTGCTACATTTTTACGTGTTGTGGGTTCCGAGCTCATTCAAAAGTACCTTGGTGAGGGACCTAAACTAGTTCGTGAGATGTTCCGTGTTGCGGAGGAAAACGCGCCATCTATTATTTTCATTGACGAAATCGACGCTATCGGTACTAAGCGTTATGACGCTACCAGTGGTGGTGAGAAGGAGATTCAAAGGACTATGTTGGAGTTATTAAACCAGCTGGATGGTTTCGATCCTCAGGCTGATGTGAAGGTTATCATGGCTACTAACCGCATCGAATCATTAGATCCTGCTCTTATCAGGCCCGGTCGTATAGACCGTAAGATACAGTTACCCAATCCAGATACCAAGACTAAACGTAAGATCTTTGAGATCCATACATCTAAGATGACCATGTCATCGGATGTGGACCTTGAAGAATTTGTGAACACTAAGGACGACCTCTGTGGCGCGGATATCAAGGCCATTTGCACTGAGGCTGGGTTGTTAGCTCTTCGTGAACGGCGTATGCAGATTACCCAGGCTGATTTGCGCAAGGCTCGTGAGAAGGCTCTTCAGTTAAAGAAGGGCAATATTCCGGAGAGCATGTACTGCTAG
- a CDS encoding Syntaxin 6 N-terminal family protein, whose amino-acid sequence MATTDMAMRDPYDEAENTVRKNIRKLILLQSQVLEELRTMPPNTPLTSTSKGSELLNVCSAIERDISELQKVIDTISNNRERYRITKKIIAQRQSNIDEFRSKIKGVHDRNRQATTPDNPQPAICSSSFAQHQLMSQKDMLDQQDAHIIVLNASAQNLHQNARAINVEVTNQNALISEVGDAFDETNLRLNALTKRMAVFLDTKNPSLLRLVITLFLISIVLLLFIILL is encoded by the exons ATGGCGACAACTGACATGGCGATGCGTGATCCTTACGATGAAGCAGAGAA CACTGTACGCAAGAATATCCGCAAGCTAATATTGCTTCAATCGCAAGTGCTTGAGGAGTTACG TACTATGCCTCCAAACACTCCGTTGACATCAACTAGTAAGGGTAGCGAGCTGTTGAATGTTTGTAGCGCCATCGAGCGTGACATTTCAGAGTTGCAGAAGGTGATTGATACTATTAGTAACAACCGTGAGCGTTACCGCATCACTAAGAAGATTATTGCTCAACGTCAGTCTAATATTGACGAATTTCGCTCTAAGATAAAGGGCGTCCATGATCGCAACCGACAG GCTACTACTCCTGACAACCCCCAACCTGCCATATGCAGTTCCTCATTTGCGCAACACCAGCTAATGAGTCAGAAG GATATGCTTGACCAGCAAGACGCGCACATAATTGTTCTCAATGCATCTGCTCAAAATTTACACCAGAATGCTCGTGCTATAAATGTGGAGGTCACTAATCAGAACGCTTTGATTTCGGAGGTTGGGGATGCATTTGATGAGACTAATTTACGCTTGAACGCATTGACTAAGCGTATGGCTGTTTTTCTTGACACCAAGAACCCTTCGTTGCTTCGTTTGGTGATCACCCTTTTTTTGATTTCTATAGTTCTTCTGCTGTTTATCATTTTATTATAA